Below is a genomic region from Paraburkholderia sp. BL23I1N1.
CGAATGCGAAGATATCCGAAGGGATCGTGGACAACTGGTGGCGGCAGGGCATGATGGGAGGTGCTAAAGCCCAATACGATTGCATCAAGGCCTTCTCCGAAACGGATTTCACCGAAGATCTGAAACGCATTGAAGTGCCCACGTTGGTCCTGCATGGAGACGACGACCAGATCGTCCCAATCGCCGACTCAGCGTTGCTTTCGGCGAAACTACTTAAACGGGCAACGCTGAAGATTTATCCGGGGTTCCCGCACGGCATGGCGACAACTCACCCCGAGCAAATCAACGCAGAACTGCTTGAATTCGTCCAGGCCGGCTAAAGGTCCCCGTCTGCTGTGAATCGAAGCCGCGACCAAGCGCGCGTGCAACTGGGAGAAAATGATGTCAATGCTATCGCCGTTCGGTATATTTCACACGTGCGTGAGCCTTGTGGCGCTGATTTGCGGCTTCGCTTCCCTTTTTCGGTCTGGATACATCCGTACTCAAACTGGGCTGGGAAAGGCTTATGCCTTCACCACAGCCATAACAGCCACCACGGGGCTATTTATATTTCATCATGGCGGGTTTGGTAAGCCGCACGTTCTAAGTATCCTGACGTTGGTTGTTCTGGTCGTAGCTGCTGCGGCCGGAAGCAAATTCAGTACAAAGCCGCTGTCGCGATATGTAGAAACGATCTGCTACAGCGCAACCATACTCTTTCACTTCATTCCGGGAATCACTGAATCGGGACTGCGACTTCCTTCGGGTAACCCCCTTTTCGCAAACCCCGACGTACCAGCCTTGCAAATGATAGATGGGGCGCTATTCGTGATTTTTCTAGCCTGCGCAACGGTTCAATGTTTCGCTTTAAGAGGTTTCAGACGGCGTGGTGCGACGTTGGAGTGAACGTGCCGGCCTAACGACGCAGGTTTTGTGAGCCGTTAGAAATTGAGGTGCCTTGGCCAAGGCACGCAATACTGCGCTGGCAACGCCTGAAGGCTAACCATCGGCGAGAGGCCACTCTCGGTAAAGCCGATCGTCGCCTTAGGGTCAATACCCGTCCGACACGAGTTAAAAGATCGGCGGGGAAACAGCCCCCTACGATCGCCTCGCGAATGTCTGTTTGCGAGGACCGGGGGCTCTCGTCCAAGCAACGGGGCAACACCTGCACCGACGCCGCGTATCGAGGTCCAATGCGGTTCCATGGCATCATCGTGTGCACCTTCACACCACCGCAGGAGCTTACGCCATGGCGACTTATATTGTATTCACAAGGGAAAGCACGCAGGATCAGGGTGAACTCGACATCTACCAAAGCAAGGTGGGCGAGACCTTTAAAGGTCATCCCATCAAGATTCTCGCTGCTTACGGACCTCAGCAGGTCCTTGAGGGCGACGCGCCAGAAGGCGTCGTGATCGTGGAGTTTCCGTC
It encodes:
- a CDS encoding DUF1330 domain-containing protein, producing the protein MATYIVFTRESTQDQGELDIYQSKVGETFKGHPIKILAAYGPQQVLEGDAPEGVVIVEFPSTAAARAWYDSPAYQESAQHRFKGARYRAVLVEGI